One window of the Carnobacterium maltaromaticum DSM 20342 genome contains the following:
- a CDS encoding IS1380-like element IS1678 family transposase has protein sequence MTSLHKNQVKFNSNITISHTGGQLSSDSGLVLVKELMNTFGFSELAKQHIHIEDERAYFTHDNLSILEQFIMQLIAGYSADSAANLLRQDPVFKAVLDRKELASQSSLSRFLDRLSEENIHELQALNQELIDKARLIRNDTELIIDLDSTHSDTFGHQEQTDYNTHYQTYGYHPLVAFDGLTGDFLKAELRSGNQYTSKGVKEFLTPLLEHYNHSLPNTDILVRGDSGFATPGVYDSCESKKSHYVIRLKNNRRLGQIAEKSVLYGDNQKWEEREVQYFSTTYQAQSWSQSRRVCIRSTREAGELLFRHEFIVTNLSENVSPDTIFSLYAKRGTMENFIKEAKAGFYFDKTDSPRFLENHVRMMLSLIAYNLVNFLRTIGFEEVQKGMTIHSIRLKFLKVAGKLVQTGRRVYLKLSSYHVYQNEFYRVFARLRRASQWI, from the coding sequence ATGACTAGCTTACACAAAAACCAAGTAAAATTCAATTCAAATATCACTATTTCTCATACAGGTGGTCAATTATCGAGTGATTCGGGTCTCGTCCTAGTGAAAGAGCTGATGAACACCTTCGGTTTTTCTGAACTGGCTAAGCAACACATTCACATTGAAGACGAACGAGCATATTTTACTCATGACAACTTATCCATACTTGAGCAGTTCATTATGCAATTAATTGCTGGTTACTCAGCTGATTCTGCAGCTAATCTCCTGAGACAAGATCCTGTGTTTAAAGCTGTTTTAGATAGGAAAGAACTCGCTTCTCAATCTTCACTTTCTCGATTTTTAGATCGACTATCTGAGGAGAATATCCATGAACTTCAAGCTTTGAACCAAGAACTTATTGATAAAGCACGCCTCATCCGTAATGATACGGAATTAATCATTGATTTAGATTCGACCCATTCAGATACATTTGGTCACCAAGAACAAACGGATTATAATACCCACTACCAAACCTATGGTTATCATCCATTGGTAGCTTTTGACGGATTGACTGGTGACTTCTTAAAAGCTGAACTACGTTCAGGAAATCAATATACATCAAAAGGCGTAAAGGAGTTTCTCACACCTTTATTAGAGCACTATAATCACTCTCTACCAAACACTGACATCTTGGTTCGTGGAGACAGCGGGTTCGCTACACCTGGTGTGTATGATTCGTGTGAATCAAAAAAGAGTCATTATGTTATTCGACTGAAGAATAATCGTAGACTAGGTCAAATAGCTGAGAAATCAGTACTTTATGGCGATAATCAAAAGTGGGAAGAACGAGAAGTTCAGTACTTCTCCACCACTTATCAAGCACAATCCTGGTCACAAAGTCGTCGCGTGTGTATACGCTCAACACGTGAAGCGGGCGAACTACTCTTTCGACATGAGTTTATCGTGACGAATCTATCAGAAAATGTTTCTCCTGATACCATCTTTTCTCTCTATGCCAAACGTGGCACAATGGAGAACTTCATTAAAGAAGCGAAAGCTGGCTTTTACTTTGACAAGACAGACAGTCCTCGCTTTTTGGAGAATCATGTCCGAATGATGCTCAGCTTGATAGCTTACAACTTAGTCAACTTCTTAAGAACGATTGGCTTTGAGGAAGTCCAAAAGGGAATGACCATTCATTCTATTCGATTGAAGTTTCTGAAAGTTGCTGGGAAATTAGTCCAAACGGGTAGACGAGTCTATCTCAAATTATCTAGTTATCATGTGTATCAGAATGAATTCTACAGGGTCTTTGCTCGCCTGAGGCGAGCCAGTCAATGGATCTAA
- the psiE gene encoding phosphate-starvation-inducible protein PsiE: protein MYQRIKAMNYSGYTLKIAKFLRLLLNVALSILGLVLAYCLAKEIVYIFLMITQNGFHDYYELIQEILVFFLYFEFISLVVKYFESNYHFPLDYFIYIGITAVIRIIITNHGQPIDTLILSAGIVVLLVALVIVKRNNLDTK, encoded by the coding sequence ATGTACCAAAGAATTAAAGCTATGAATTATTCAGGATATACCTTAAAAATAGCTAAATTCTTAAGATTGTTATTAAATGTTGCGTTATCTATTTTAGGTTTAGTTTTAGCCTATTGTTTAGCCAAAGAGATTGTCTATATTTTCTTAATGATTACCCAAAATGGATTTCATGACTATTATGAATTGATTCAAGAAATATTAGTTTTCTTCTTGTACTTCGAGTTTATTTCCCTCGTTGTGAAATATTTTGAATCCAACTATCATTTTCCTTTGGATTATTTCATTTATATTGGTATTACAGCGGTAATTAGAATCATTATTACTAATCATGGCCAACCAATTGACACATTAATTTTATCAGCTGGAATTGTCGTTCTATTAGTAGCGTTAGTGATTGTCAAAAGGAATAATCTAGATACAAAATAA
- a CDS encoding LemA family protein gives MKNWMKAVIGVVVVLALLAIPFITSYNSLVNAESAVDSQWANVESKLQRRYDLIPNLVNSVKGSMTQEKEVFGAIADARSKLSGAKTVDDKVKANNELESAVSRLLVVVENYPDLKSNQNVQGLMDELAGTENRISVERDRYNKAVQTYNNKVKRFPGSIIANMTGFEPRAFFTAVDGADKAPSVNFD, from the coding sequence ATGAAAAATTGGATGAAAGCTGTTATTGGAGTGGTGGTGGTTTTAGCTCTACTAGCTATTCCATTTATTACCTCATACAATTCATTGGTAAATGCCGAGAGTGCTGTCGATTCTCAGTGGGCAAATGTCGAATCAAAATTACAAAGAAGATATGATTTAATTCCCAATTTGGTCAATTCTGTTAAAGGAAGTATGACACAAGAGAAGGAAGTTTTTGGTGCAATTGCTGATGCGCGTTCTAAGTTAAGTGGAGCAAAGACAGTAGATGATAAGGTTAAAGCCAATAATGAACTAGAATCAGCTGTTTCAAGATTATTAGTTGTTGTTGAAAATTATCCTGATTTAAAATCAAATCAAAATGTACAGGGATTAATGGATGAATTAGCAGGAACTGAAAATAGAATTTCTGTTGAGCGTGATCGATATAATAAAGCTGTTCAAACGTATAATAATAAAGTCAAAAGATTTCCAGGCTCAATTATTGCGAACATGACTGGCTTTGAACCGCGAGCATTCTTTACTGCAGTAGATGGAGCCGATAAAGCTCCATCAGTTAATTTTGATTAA
- a CDS encoding TPM domain-containing protein, translating to MQIKNKQLSLYLSVIVVSLMALFFFPQTINAASTFPAATSNYYVDDAKILSSTTEQFIQSVNNNYQQTTEKPQIAVAAVKNMQGLTREDYANQLFEKWQIGNKKLDNGVLILFSLEERQIWIEVGYGLEGALTDSGTGAILDRNIDLLKADKFDEALKSIFTEVAVKINGEYDFKNEEIFSGYEVDAEKYSDSDDSGILSVFILIGIIVVVSIFFGGGGSNGPGGRRRRGNISPLLFGLSSGIFRGGSGSGGSGGFGGGGSFGGGGSSGGGGAGRSF from the coding sequence ATGCAAATTAAAAATAAACAATTGTCTTTGTATCTGAGCGTAATTGTCGTTAGTTTAATGGCCCTGTTCTTTTTTCCACAAACAATAAATGCAGCGTCTACTTTTCCAGCGGCGACCTCTAATTATTATGTGGACGACGCAAAAATTCTATCCTCAACTACTGAGCAATTTATTCAATCAGTGAATAATAACTATCAACAAACTACAGAGAAACCTCAAATTGCTGTTGCAGCTGTAAAAAATATGCAGGGATTAACGCGGGAGGACTATGCCAATCAATTATTTGAAAAATGGCAAATTGGCAATAAAAAATTGGATAACGGAGTGCTAATTTTATTTTCACTTGAAGAGCGCCAAATTTGGATTGAAGTTGGATATGGTCTTGAAGGAGCATTAACAGATAGTGGTACAGGTGCAATTTTGGATCGGAATATAGACTTGTTAAAAGCCGATAAATTTGACGAAGCTTTAAAGAGTATCTTTACAGAAGTAGCAGTTAAAATAAATGGTGAATACGATTTTAAGAATGAGGAAATTTTCTCTGGATACGAAGTTGATGCTGAGAAATATTCAGATAGCGATGATTCTGGAATACTAAGTGTTTTTATTTTGATTGGAATCATTGTTGTAGTCAGTATATTTTTTGGTGGAGGCGGTTCTAATGGCCCAGGTGGACGTAGACGTAGAGGAAACATTTCACCACTATTATTTGGCTTATCTAGCGGAATTTTCAGAGGTGGCAGTGGTTCAGGAGGTTCTGGCGGCTTTGGTGGTGGAGG